The Desulfovibrio sp. region CCGCTCATCAGGGTTCTCCTGCCTTGCTCCTGTGTTCAGATGCCCTGGCTCTGGCTCAGTGTACCTCTTCGGCCAGCCAGCGCCGCATAAAGGCCACACCAGCGTTGCGCGCCTGAGTGCCCAAGTTGCGGGCATCATCCCGAATGGTGCGGGGGTCAAAACCGCTGACGCCCAGCTCGCAGCAATGGCCCACAAGCCACGTTTCCATCATGGCCGCGTCCATTTCAGCATGAAACTGAAGGGCGAGCTGCCCCGGCCCGGGGCGAAATGCCTGATGCGGCGTGATGGGTGTTGAAGCCAGCAGGTCGCAGCCCCTCGGCAGGTCATAGGTATCACCGTGCCAGTGCAGCACTGGCGCAGCCGTCAGCTCGGCCAGAGGACCGCTGAGGCCTGCCGGGGTGAGGTCAACCTGCCCCCAGCCAATTTCCTTGGCGGTGCCGGGGTACACGGCGGCATCAAGGGCGCTGGCCATAAGCTGCGCGCCAAGGCATATGCCCAGAAGGGGCCGCCCCGATGCAAGCCGGGTTGCCACCAGGGCTTTCTCGTCGGCAAGGAAAGGATACAGGTCATCCTGATACACGCCGATGGGGCCGCCCAGCACAACCGCAAGGTCTGCGTCCTTCCACAGCTCCGGCTCAATGGGTACCACGCCAGCCTGCACATAGCTGATGGCAAAGCCTGCTTCTTCAATGGGTTGCACAAACACGCCCAGATTTTCAAAAGCCACATGCTGAATGGCAACGCAACGCTTCATACAGTCTCCCGATACTTAAATGCAGGTCATAGACTGCCAGAACCGCCCATGGCGGCTGGCAGGCCTTGCGCCCGTCTTGTGGCGGGCATTCTGAACGCCGGGGGGAAGCGGTGTGCGCTCAGCAAGCCAAATGCAACATATTCGCCCTGATTGTAACACGCTCAGGGCCGTTGTCATGCTGCAGCATGTTACGCAGCTTGCTGATGAAGCGCAAGAATGACTCCGGGGGGTTGCCAAAAAGACCTTGCTACTTTTTTATTTTTCTTGTTACTAAGAAGTCAGCCACGTCATGACATTGCGGCAGCCCCATCCACCTCAACAACAGGAACTTTTCTATGTGGAAAACTTGCTGCGCCAGCCTTGCCCTGCTGCTCTTGCTGGGAACCCAGGCCCAGGCCCACTTTGGCATGGTCATTCCTTCTACCCCAACGGTGATGGACAAGAAGGACGCCAA contains the following coding sequences:
- a CDS encoding glutamine amidotransferase; amino-acid sequence: MKRCVAIQHVAFENLGVFVQPIEEAGFAISYVQAGVVPIEPELWKDADLAVVLGGPIGVYQDDLYPFLADEKALVATRLASGRPLLGICLGAQLMASALDAAVYPGTAKEIGWGQVDLTPAGLSGPLAELTAAPVLHWHGDTYDLPRGCDLLASTPITPHQAFRPGPGQLALQFHAEMDAAMMETWLVGHCCELGVSGFDPRTIRDDARNLGTQARNAGVAFMRRWLAEEVH